A single Vespula vulgaris chromosome 3, iyVesVulg1.1, whole genome shotgun sequence DNA region contains:
- the LOC127062794 gene encoding uncharacterized protein DDB_G0283357-like isoform X17 has product MDNMFSSDNIYLRCYFFVIFFATTYAAPGGLGSFAGSNSAAFSSASANAYAGSVASAISSANAFTGGTFPSKNPDGTYGLTHQEGTSAGSGSYVGLESINPDSNKFGSPHQAFGTKRSYNDNKSQTVCSGCPNVKEKWELDNYDDQSEEEPQEEEEEDDCDDGQYRPEHHYHHHKSKVDKKQEQQTVSSVHKIGNNDQYNYNQSNDKDGYTTSDNKGQENIHDGRYNNYGNSGHVGANNQNLNNNYNAYQHNTGALKDSLHPSSSWTDINKKKENENKNSGNSGVVTPTSPNTYTPTIGKNYGNTNIGATGGITPSQINLGLTRGTNADCSNTKSGSRANCVESIADSNSNQAPVKLSQSNIKKTINVISSEGNRATTECNNLHGNCDNSKTGETAQYQSTSIDSTNNLQNGYTDSTGKKNKPHSYDQEKTGQWRDQPNKGNLPSGPAGNVGAGSGCTPGVSSPACSNEASTLQKNTPIPTQTYGTVGSGTSNVGVGNKPHSYDQQNTGQWRDQPNKGNLPSGPAGNVGAGSGCTPGVSSPACSNEASTLQKNTPIPTQTYGTAGSGPSNVGVGNKPHSYDQQNTGQWRDQPNKGNLPNGPAGNVGAGSGCTPGVSSPACSNEASTLQKNTPIPTQTYGTAGSGPSNVGVGNKPHSYDQQNTGQWRDQPNKGNLPSGPAGNVGAGSGCTPGVSSPACSNEASTLQKNTPIPTQTYGTVGSGPSNVGVGNKPHSYDQQNTGQWRDQPNKGNLPSGPAGNVGAGSGCTPGVSSPACSNEASTLQKNTPIPTQTYGTAGSGPSNVGVGNKPHSYDQQNTGQWRDQPNKGNLPNGPAGNVGAGSGCTPGVSSPACSNEASTLQKNTPIPTQTYGTAGSGPSNVGVGNKPHSYDQQNTGQWRDQPNKGNLPNGPAGNVGAGSGCTPGVSSPACSNEASTLQKNTPIPTQTYGTVGSGPSNVGVTNKPHSYDQQNTGQWRDQPNKSNLPSEPASNVGAGSGCTSGGSSICTSEIPSVQKNIPTSSYTFGTVATGPYQSNKDTKQSGNCGAFSSSTCVSSTEVPIGSSQKIDGGIGSGHNVHGQTNSGNKNSYPLNAGNPFLHGGQDNLKPFIHTTSSPIFITNNVDSIGTTSKPIGFGNPFLDGTIGNTFGTEHDKHNTGINPIKSDPLNKPIGAGNPFLTNSGNGGSKSSTPIYSGASIGSISSPSILPSVTTVLPIGQNNPFLEVSGGNVVNKYPPGVYPSVAENNKNVFSGSGTPANKEFPKSGVGITSSGSNPNTNRGVKGGNQHNKIFENVATSNAGALSTGNIDTDKSTGLNIPNAYNNNNNVGHGASSLPGTANINKPSYTLSTSPESYGHKDTLPRTSGSDSATNGNGNSPSNSLINGHNANGPFNPQITNAGAQSFAGAHAGSFASSFSSSQASSSSSSFASSKSGSYTANGDPNVLHQLNRNWPFDIATSVSGASSWPSLNAGSHASAFASSSAGSWSGSEPIGVKS; this is encoded by the exons atggACAATATGTTTTCCTCggacaatatttatttaagatgttatttttttgttattttttttgctACGACGTACGCAGCTCCAG GAGGTTTAGGATCGTTTGCCGGTAGTAATTCCGCTGCATTCa gtAGTGCTTCAGCTAATGCATATGCAGGCTCTGTTGCAAGTGCAATCAGTTCTGCAAATGCTTTCACTGGTGGTACTTTCCCTTCAAAAAATCCTGATGGAACATATGGATTAACTCATCAGGAAGGCACTTCTGCTGGGTCTGGAAGCTATGTAGGACTTGAAAGTATTAATCCAGATTCTAATAAGTTTGGATCACCACATCAAGCCTTTGGTACTAAAAGAAGTTACAATGATAACAAGTCTCAAACAGTATGTTCTGGATGTccaaatgtaaaagaaaaatgggaaTTAGATAATTATGATGATCAATCTGAAGAAGAACcacaagaagaagaggaagaagatgattGTGACGATGGTCAATACAGACCTGAACATCATTATCACCATCATAAAAGTAAAGTAGATAAGAAACAAGAACAACAAACTGTGTCAAGTGTACATAAAATAGGAAACAACGatcaatataattacaatCAAAGTAATGATAAAGATGGATATACCACTAGTGATAATAAAGGACAAGAGAATATTCATGATGGAAGATATAATAACTATGGTAATTCTGGACATGTTGGAgcaaataatcaaaatttaaataataattataatgctTATCAACATAACACTGGTGCTTTGAAAGATTCTTTGCATCCTTCTTCAAGCTGGactgatataaataaaaagaaagaaaatgaaaataaaaattcaggCAATTCTGGAGTTGTAACACCTACTTCACCTAACACCTACACACCTACTATTGGAAAGAATTATGGAAATACAAATATAGGTGCAACTGGTGGTATAACACCAAGCCAAATAAATTTAGGCTTGACAAGAGGCACCAATGCAGATTGTTCTAATACTAAATCTGGATCCAGAGCAAACTGTGTAGAAAGTATAGCTGATTCTAATTCAAATCAAGCACCTGTTAAATTAAGccaatcaaatattaaaaaaactaTTAATGTAATAAGTTCAGAAGGAAACAGAGCTACTACAGAATGCAACAATTTACATGGAAATTGTGATAATAGTAAAACAGGTGAAACGGCACAATACCAATCTACATCTATAGATAGTACAAATAATTTGCAGAATGGATACACTGACAGtactggaaaaaaaaataaaccacATTCATATGATCAAGAAAAAACAGGACAATGGAGAGATCAACCTAATAAAGGTAATTTGCCAAGTGGACCTGCTGGTAATGTGGGTGCAG GTTCTGGTTGTACGCCTGGAGTCTCTTCTCCTGCTTGTTCAAATGAAGCATCAACTCTGCAAAAGAACACACCAATTCCTACTCAAACATATGGAACTGTTGGTAGTGGAACTAGTAATGTAGGCGTAGGAAACAAACCTCATTCGTATGATCAACAAAACACAGGACAATGGAGAGATCAACCTAATAAAGGTAATTTGCCAAGTGGACCTGCTGGTAATGTGGGTGCAGGTTCTGGTTGTACTCCTGGAGTCTCTTCACCTGCTTGTTCAAATGAAGCATCAACTCTTCAAAAGAACACACCAATTCCTACTCAAACATATGGAACTGCTGGTAGTGGACCTAGTAATGTAGGTGTAGGAAATAAACCTCATTCATATGACCAACAAAACACAGGACAATGGAGAGATCAACCTAATAAAGGTAATTTGCCAAATGGACCTGCTGGTAATGTGGGTGCAGGTTCTGGTTGTACTCCTGGAGTCTCTTCACCTGCTTGTTCAAATGAAGCATCAACTCTTCAAAAGAACACACCAATTCCTACTCAAACATATGGAACTGCTGGTAGTGGACCTAGTAATGTAGGTGTAGGAAATAAACCTCATTCATATGACCAACAAAACACAGGACAATGGAGAGATCAACCTAATAAAGGTAATTTGCCAAGTGGACCTGCTGGTAATGTGGGTGCAGGTTCTGGTTGTACTCCTGGAGTCTCTTCTCCTGCTTGTTCAAATGAAGCATCAACTCTGCAAAAGAACACACCAATTCCTACTCAAACATATGGAACTGTTGGTAGTGGACCTAGTAATGTAGGCGTAGGAAACAAACCTCATTCGTATGATCAACAAAACACAGGACAATGGAGAGATCAACCTAATAAAGGTAATTTGCCAAGTGGACCTGCTGGTAATGTGGGTGCAGGTTCTGGTTGTACTCCTGGAGTCTCTTCACCTGCTTGTTCAAATGAAGCATCAACTCTTCAAAAGAACACACCAATTCCTACTCAAACATATGGAACTGCTGGTAGTGGACCTAGTAATGTAGGTGTAGGAAACAAACCTCATTCGTATGATCAACAAAATACAGGACAATGGAGAGATCAACCTAATAAAGGTAATTTGCCAAATGGACCTGCTGGTAATGTGGGTGCAGGTTCTGGTTGTACTCCTGGAGTCTCTTCTCCTGCTTGTTCAAATGAAGCATCAACTCTTCAAAAGAACACACCAATTCCTACTCAAACATATGGAACTGCTGGTAGTGGACCTAGTAATGTAGGTGTAGGAAATAAACCTCATTCATATGACCAACAAAACACAGGACAATGGAGAGATCAACCTAATAAAGGTAATTTGCCAAATGGACCTGCTGGTAATGTGGGTGCAG GTTCTGGTTGTACTCCTGGAGTCTCTTCTCCTGCTTGTTCAAATGAAGCATCAACTCTGCAAAAGAACACACCAATTCCTACTCAAACATATGGAACTGTTGGTAGTGGACCTAGTAATGTAGGTGTAACAAACAAACCTCATTCGTATGATCAACAAAATACAGGACAATGGAGAGATCAAcctaataaaagtaatttgcCAAGTGAACCTGCTAGTAATGTGGGTGCAGGATCTGGTTGTACATCCGGAGGCTCTTCTATCTGTACAAGTGAAATACCATCTGtgcaaaaaaatattccaactTCTTCTTATACATTTGGGACTGTTGCTACTGGACCTTATCAAAGTAATAAAGATACTAAACAATCAGGAAATTGTGGTGCGTTTAGTAGTAGCACATGCGTAAGTAGCACTGAAGTTCCTATAGGAAGTTCTCAAAAAATAGATGGTGGTATTGGAAGTGGACACAATGTTCATGGACAAACTAACtctggaaataaaaattcatatccATTGAATGCTGGAAATCCTTTCTTACATGGTGGACAAGATAATCTGAAACCATTTATACATACGACTAGTTCAcctatatttattacaaacaaTGTTGATTCAATAGGTACAACTTCCAAACCTATTGGTTTTGGAAATCCTTTTCTAGATGGCACCATAGGTAATACATTCGGAACCGAACATGATAAACATAATACAGGAATAAATCCTATTAAAAGTGATCCTTTAAATAAGCCTATTGGTGCAGGCAATCCATTTTTAACAAATAGCGGAAATGGAGGAAGTAAAAGCAGTACTCCAATTTATTCTGGTGCAAGTATAGGAAGCATTTCAAGTCCCAGCATTCTACCATCAGTTACAACTGTCCTACCTATTGGGCAAAATAATCCATTTTTGGAAGTATCAGGTGGAAATGTAGTAAACAAATATCCTCCCGGTGTATATCCAAGTGTAgctgaaaacaataaaaatgtattctctGGAAGTGGAACTCCTGCAAATAAAGAATTTCCTAAATCAGGAGTAGGAATTACATCTTCTGGAAGTAATCCAAATACAAATCGTGGAGTAAAAGGTGGTAATCAgcataacaaaatatttgaaaatgttgCAACTAGTAACGCAGGTGCTTTGAGTACTGGAAACATTGATACTGACAAAAGTACTGGACTGAATATTCCTAatgcatataataataataataatgttggTCATGGTGCCAGTTCGTTGCCAGGAACAGCTAATATTAACAAACCTTCTTATACACTTTCAACATCTCCTGAATCTTATGGTCATAAAGATACGTTACCACGAACAAGTGGAAGTGATAGCGCCACCAATGGCAATGGAAATTCACCGTCCAATTCTTTGATTAATGGTCATAATGCAAATGGTCCATTTAATCCTCAAATAACAAATGCCGGAGCACAATCATTTGCAGGTGCTCATGCCGGAAGTTTCGCTAGTTCTTTTAGTAGTTCTCAAGCTTCAAGTTCAAGCTCGAGTTTTGCCAGCAGTAAATCTGGATCATATACAGCCAATGGAG ATCCGAATGTTTTGCATCAATTAAATAGGAATTGGCCGTTTGACATTGCTACAAGCGTGAGTGGAGCCAGTTCTTGGCCATCTTTAAATGCAGGATCGCACGCCTCTGCATTTGCTAGTAGTAGTGCTGGCA GTTGGTCCGGATCTGAACCGATCGGtgtaaaaagttaa
- the LOC127062794 gene encoding uncharacterized protein DDB_G0283357-like isoform X6: MDNMFSSDNIYLRCYFFVIFFATTYAAPGGLGSFAGSNSAAFSSASANAYAGSVASAISSANAFTGGTFPSKNPDGTYGLTHQEGTSAGSGSYVGLESINPDSNKFGSPHQAFGTKRSYNDNKSQTVCSGCPNVKEKWELDNYDDQSEEEPQEEEEEDDCDDGQYRPEHHYHHHKSKVDKKQEQQTVSSVHKIGNNDQYNYNQSNDKDGYTTSDNKGQENIHDGRYNNYGNSGHVGANNQNLNNNYNAYQHNTGALKDSLHPSSSWTDINKKKENENKNSGNSGVVTPTSPNTYTPTIGKNYGNTNIGATGGITPSQINLGLTRGTNADCSNTKSGSRANCVESIADSNSNQAPVKLSQSNIKKTINVISSEGNRATTECNNLHGNCDNSKTGETAQYQSTSIDSTNNLQNGYTDSTGKKNKPHSYDQEKTGQWRDQPNKGNLPSGPAGNVGAGSGCTPGVSSPACSNEASTLQKNTPIPTQTYGTVGSGTSNVGVGNKPHSYDQQNTGQWRDQPNKGNLPSGPAGNVGAGSGCTPGVSSPACSNEASTLQKNTPIPTQTYGTAGSGPSNVGVGNKPHSYDQQNTGQWRDQPNKGNLPNGPAGNVGAGSGCTPGVSSPACSNEASTLQKNTPIPTQTYGTAGSGPSNVGVGNKPHSYDQQNTGQWRDQPNKGNLPSGPAGNVGAGSGCTPGVSSPACSNEASTLQKNTPIPTQTYGTVGSGPSNVGVGNKPHSYDQQNTGQWRDQPNKGNLPSGPAGNVGAGSGCTPGVSSPACSNEASTLQKNTPIPTQTYGTAGSGPSNVGVGNKPHSYDQQNTGQWRDQPNKGNLPNGPAGNVGAGSGCTPGVSSPACSNEASTLQKNTPIPTQTYGTAGSGPSNVGVGNKPHSYDQQNTGQWRDQPNKGNLPNGPAGNVGAGSGCTPGVSSPACSNEASTLQKNTPIPTQTYGTAGSGPSNVGVGNKPHSYDQQNTGQWRDQPNKGNLPNGPAGNVGAGSGCTPGVSSPACSNEASTLQKNTPIPTQTYGTVGSGPSNVGVTNKPHSYDQQNTGQWRDQPNKSNLPSEPASNVGAGSGCTSGGSSICTSEIPSVQKNIPTSSYTFGTVATGPYQSNKDTKQSGNCGAFSSSTCVSSTEVPIGSSQKIDGGIGSGHNVHGQTNSGNKNSYPLNAGNPFLHGGQDNLKPFIHTTSSPIFITNNVDSIGTTSKPIGFGNPFLDGTIGNTFGTEHDKHNTGINPIKSDPLNKPIGAGNPFLTNSGNGGSKSSTPIYSGASIGSISSPSILPSVTTVLPIGQNNPFLEVSGGNVVNKYPPGVYPSVAENNKNVFSGSGTPANKEFPKSGVGITSSGSNPNTNRGVKGGNQHNKIFENVATSNAGALSTGNIDTDKSTGLNIPNAYNNNNNVGHGASSLPGTANINKPSYTLSTSPESYGHKDTLPRTSGSDSATNGNGNSPSNSLINGHNANGPFNPQITNAGAQSFAGAHAGSFASSFSSSQASSSSSSFASSKSGSYTANGDPNVLHQLNRNWPFDIATSVSGASSWPSLNAGSHASAFASSSAGSWSGSEPIGVKS; this comes from the exons atggACAATATGTTTTCCTCggacaatatttatttaagatgttatttttttgttattttttttgctACGACGTACGCAGCTCCAG GAGGTTTAGGATCGTTTGCCGGTAGTAATTCCGCTGCATTCa gtAGTGCTTCAGCTAATGCATATGCAGGCTCTGTTGCAAGTGCAATCAGTTCTGCAAATGCTTTCACTGGTGGTACTTTCCCTTCAAAAAATCCTGATGGAACATATGGATTAACTCATCAGGAAGGCACTTCTGCTGGGTCTGGAAGCTATGTAGGACTTGAAAGTATTAATCCAGATTCTAATAAGTTTGGATCACCACATCAAGCCTTTGGTACTAAAAGAAGTTACAATGATAACAAGTCTCAAACAGTATGTTCTGGATGTccaaatgtaaaagaaaaatgggaaTTAGATAATTATGATGATCAATCTGAAGAAGAACcacaagaagaagaggaagaagatgattGTGACGATGGTCAATACAGACCTGAACATCATTATCACCATCATAAAAGTAAAGTAGATAAGAAACAAGAACAACAAACTGTGTCAAGTGTACATAAAATAGGAAACAACGatcaatataattacaatCAAAGTAATGATAAAGATGGATATACCACTAGTGATAATAAAGGACAAGAGAATATTCATGATGGAAGATATAATAACTATGGTAATTCTGGACATGTTGGAgcaaataatcaaaatttaaataataattataatgctTATCAACATAACACTGGTGCTTTGAAAGATTCTTTGCATCCTTCTTCAAGCTGGactgatataaataaaaagaaagaaaatgaaaataaaaattcaggCAATTCTGGAGTTGTAACACCTACTTCACCTAACACCTACACACCTACTATTGGAAAGAATTATGGAAATACAAATATAGGTGCAACTGGTGGTATAACACCAAGCCAAATAAATTTAGGCTTGACAAGAGGCACCAATGCAGATTGTTCTAATACTAAATCTGGATCCAGAGCAAACTGTGTAGAAAGTATAGCTGATTCTAATTCAAATCAAGCACCTGTTAAATTAAGccaatcaaatattaaaaaaactaTTAATGTAATAAGTTCAGAAGGAAACAGAGCTACTACAGAATGCAACAATTTACATGGAAATTGTGATAATAGTAAAACAGGTGAAACGGCACAATACCAATCTACATCTATAGATAGTACAAATAATTTGCAGAATGGATACACTGACAGtactggaaaaaaaaataaaccacATTCATATGATCAAGAAAAAACAGGACAATGGAGAGATCAACCTAATAAAGGTAATTTGCCAAGTGGACCTGCTGGTAATGTGGGTGCAG GTTCTGGTTGTACGCCTGGAGTCTCTTCTCCTGCTTGTTCAAATGAAGCATCAACTCTGCAAAAGAACACACCAATTCCTACTCAAACATATGGAACTGTTGGTAGTGGAACTAGTAATGTAGGCGTAGGAAACAAACCTCATTCGTATGATCAACAAAACACAGGACAATGGAGAGATCAACCTAATAAAGGTAATTTGCCAAGTGGACCTGCTGGTAATGTGGGTGCAGGTTCTGGTTGTACTCCTGGAGTCTCTTCACCTGCTTGTTCAAATGAAGCATCAACTCTTCAAAAGAACACACCAATTCCTACTCAAACATATGGAACTGCTGGTAGTGGACCTAGTAATGTAGGTGTAGGAAATAAACCTCATTCATATGACCAACAAAACACAGGACAATGGAGAGATCAACCTAATAAAGGTAATTTGCCAAATGGACCTGCTGGTAATGTGGGTGCAGGTTCTGGTTGTACTCCTGGAGTCTCTTCACCTGCTTGTTCAAATGAAGCATCAACTCTTCAAAAGAACACACCAATTCCTACTCAAACATATGGAACTGCTGGTAGTGGACCTAGTAATGTAGGTGTAGGAAATAAACCTCATTCATATGACCAACAAAACACAGGACAATGGAGAGATCAACCTAATAAAGGTAATTTGCCAAGTGGACCTGCTGGTAATGTGGGTGCAGGTTCTGGTTGTACTCCTGGAGTCTCTTCTCCTGCTTGTTCAAATGAAGCATCAACTCTGCAAAAGAACACACCAATTCCTACTCAAACATATGGAACTGTTGGTAGTGGACCTAGTAATGTAGGCGTAGGAAACAAACCTCATTCGTATGATCAACAAAACACAGGACAATGGAGAGATCAACCTAATAAAGGTAATTTGCCAAGTGGACCTGCTGGTAATGTGGGTGCAGGTTCTGGTTGTACTCCTGGAGTCTCTTCACCTGCTTGTTCAAATGAAGCATCAACTCTTCAAAAGAACACACCAATTCCTACTCAAACATATGGAACTGCTGGTAGTGGACCTAGTAATGTAGGTGTAGGAAACAAACCTCATTCGTATGATCAACAAAATACAGGACAATGGAGAGATCAACCTAATAAAGGTAATTTGCCAAATGGACCTGCTGGTAATGTGGGTGCAGGTTCTGGTTGTACTCCTGGAGTCTCTTCTCCTGCTTGTTCAAATGAAGCATCAACTCTTCAAAAGAACACACCAATTCCTACTCAAACATATGGAACTGCTGGTAGTGGACCTAGTAATGTAGGTGTAGGAAATAAACCTCATTCATATGACCAACAAAACACAGGACAATGGAGAGATCAACCTAATAAAGGTAATTTGCCAAATGGACCTGCTGGTAATGTGGGTGCAGGTTCTGGTTGTACGCCTGGAGTCTCTTCTCCTGCTTGTTCAAATGAAGCATCAACTCTTCAAAAGAACACACCAATTCCTACTCAAACATATGGAACTGCTGGTAGTGGACCTAGTAATGTAGGTGTAGGAAATAAACCTCATTCATATGACCAACAAAACACAGGACAATGGAGAGATCAACCTAATAAAGGTAATTTGCCAAATGGACCTGCTGGTAATGTGGGTGCAG GTTCTGGTTGTACTCCTGGAGTCTCTTCTCCTGCTTGTTCAAATGAAGCATCAACTCTGCAAAAGAACACACCAATTCCTACTCAAACATATGGAACTGTTGGTAGTGGACCTAGTAATGTAGGTGTAACAAACAAACCTCATTCGTATGATCAACAAAATACAGGACAATGGAGAGATCAAcctaataaaagtaatttgcCAAGTGAACCTGCTAGTAATGTGGGTGCAGGATCTGGTTGTACATCCGGAGGCTCTTCTATCTGTACAAGTGAAATACCATCTGtgcaaaaaaatattccaactTCTTCTTATACATTTGGGACTGTTGCTACTGGACCTTATCAAAGTAATAAAGATACTAAACAATCAGGAAATTGTGGTGCGTTTAGTAGTAGCACATGCGTAAGTAGCACTGAAGTTCCTATAGGAAGTTCTCAAAAAATAGATGGTGGTATTGGAAGTGGACACAATGTTCATGGACAAACTAACtctggaaataaaaattcatatccATTGAATGCTGGAAATCCTTTCTTACATGGTGGACAAGATAATCTGAAACCATTTATACATACGACTAGTTCAcctatatttattacaaacaaTGTTGATTCAATAGGTACAACTTCCAAACCTATTGGTTTTGGAAATCCTTTTCTAGATGGCACCATAGGTAATACATTCGGAACCGAACATGATAAACATAATACAGGAATAAATCCTATTAAAAGTGATCCTTTAAATAAGCCTATTGGTGCAGGCAATCCATTTTTAACAAATAGCGGAAATGGAGGAAGTAAAAGCAGTACTCCAATTTATTCTGGTGCAAGTATAGGAAGCATTTCAAGTCCCAGCATTCTACCATCAGTTACAACTGTCCTACCTATTGGGCAAAATAATCCATTTTTGGAAGTATCAGGTGGAAATGTAGTAAACAAATATCCTCCCGGTGTATATCCAAGTGTAgctgaaaacaataaaaatgtattctctGGAAGTGGAACTCCTGCAAATAAAGAATTTCCTAAATCAGGAGTAGGAATTACATCTTCTGGAAGTAATCCAAATACAAATCGTGGAGTAAAAGGTGGTAATCAgcataacaaaatatttgaaaatgttgCAACTAGTAACGCAGGTGCTTTGAGTACTGGAAACATTGATACTGACAAAAGTACTGGACTGAATATTCCTAatgcatataataataataataatgttggTCATGGTGCCAGTTCGTTGCCAGGAACAGCTAATATTAACAAACCTTCTTATACACTTTCAACATCTCCTGAATCTTATGGTCATAAAGATACGTTACCACGAACAAGTGGAAGTGATAGCGCCACCAATGGCAATGGAAATTCACCGTCCAATTCTTTGATTAATGGTCATAATGCAAATGGTCCATTTAATCCTCAAATAACAAATGCCGGAGCACAATCATTTGCAGGTGCTCATGCCGGAAGTTTCGCTAGTTCTTTTAGTAGTTCTCAAGCTTCAAGTTCAAGCTCGAGTTTTGCCAGCAGTAAATCTGGATCATATACAGCCAATGGAG ATCCGAATGTTTTGCATCAATTAAATAGGAATTGGCCGTTTGACATTGCTACAAGCGTGAGTGGAGCCAGTTCTTGGCCATCTTTAAATGCAGGATCGCACGCCTCTGCATTTGCTAGTAGTAGTGCTGGCA GTTGGTCCGGATCTGAACCGATCGGtgtaaaaagttaa